CACTTATTTACCTGATGAAGATATTCGAATTAACAGTTCTGATTCTCATAATAAGTTTAGCGGTGTATACAAAACGCCTTTTTCTGCTAATTTTGGTGCTGAATATGATTTTGGAAAATTACTACTAGCCTTTTCTTTGGAATGGTTTGCCAAGATAGAACCTTATGCCATGATCAAGGAAAATGACAGGAGCATTTCGCCTGAATTCCCAACGGCTCCTGATTCGGATTATGCCATTCCGGTAATGGCTCATAAAAGCGTTACGAATTTTGGTTTTTCAGTGAGGTATCAGATCAAGGACTGGATCAGCTATATTGGAAGCTTTCGAACGGACAAGAACTTTTTTGACAATGAAGCCTTAGACAGGTATGAAGAATTCGTCCCAAGCTTTACCTACTGGGACCTGTTTCATATTACCTCAGGAATAAAAATGTCAAGTAAAAGACTGAATTTAACCGTTGGTATTGACTATGCAAACGGTAGTTCAGAAGGTGAGAGACAGTTTGCAGACATGACTTCCGCATCACAATCGAATTTTCTAAAAGGAGATATCAAAAACAATACCTCCACCCAGTATCATAATTTTAGTTTTACACTGGGTGTGAATCTAAATATTGAAAAAGATCAAAGTAGGAATTAAGGCCTGAGTACAATTTCTATTTCAGGGTTAGGCATTTCTTTTTCTAAATTTTCGAAAAGATTCAATCGAAAGCTTTCAATAAGTTCTACATTGACCTCAGGGCCCTGCGGTTTTGCGTAAATAAGCAATAAATGACTGCTGCCTGTCTTCGAAGCATGGAACTTGATTATTTTGATAGAATCGGGAATATAGGTTTGAATAGTGTTATCTACTAATTTGAGGAGTTTGTCATCCTGAAGGCTTCCTCCTCCTAATTCAATAAATCCTTCTTTTATCACGCCAAATGGAATTCTCATAAGGAAGAAACACATCAGAATAACAATAATTGCATCTCCGATATAAAGTAAAAATGAAAATTCAGATGATTCTGGAACAATGGTCGTAAGAACCAGGGCTATCCCTATGGCTATTGTCATGTAGCCATCGATCATGCTTGCTTTGGTTTCTACACTTAAAATAGTGCTTTGATTCTTGATTTTTTTGTTTTTAAAGCGATAAAAAAACGCGGTACCAAAACAGAGAATTAGCATGAGACCCATATAGATCAATATGGGTCCGGTTTTTAATTTTTCAAGTGATTTCCCCTCAATAAAATCCAGTATTTTGATAATATTTTGAAAAAGGGCGGCAACTGTAAGGCCAAGAATTAGAACCCCTTTTGATAAAGTGAAGAAGGATTCATAGAAATAACGTCCATAAGGGAATACAACGGTCCTTTTATGCTTACTTTTTATGATAAGAATGGCGCCAACAGTCGTCAAAGATGATATAAATGAAAAATTTCCGTCCAAAAGTAAAGCTTCAGAACCGGTTACGGAATATGCCACCCAACCAGCAATGGCCATTAATAAATTGACAAGGACCCCGATCTTAAGAGCTGATACTTCTACATTATCCGTATTTATAACCATATTTTATTTTAACATTTTACTAAAATACAATTTAAAGATTAATTGTAATTTTAGAAATTAGATTTGGAACATTTTCAGAACATACACGATAAGCTTAAAGCATTCATACGCAAGTATTACACCAATGAAATCATAAAGGGAGGCATATTTTTTCTTGCATTCGGTTTCTTATACTTGCTTTTAACCCTTGCAGTCGAACATTATTTCTGGTTGGAACCAATTGCCAGAACGGTTTTATTTTGGCTGTTTATTGGAATTGAATTTTACTTCCTGTTTCGTTTTATCCTAATTCCGGTTATGAAACTCATCGGAATCAGAAAGGGGATATCCAACCAGGAAGCATCTAAAATTATTGGTGCGCATTTTTCGGAAGTGGAGGA
This DNA window, taken from Lutimonas zeaxanthinifaciens, encodes the following:
- a CDS encoding cation transporter, with protein sequence MVINTDNVEVSALKIGVLVNLLMAIAGWVAYSVTGSEALLLDGNFSFISSLTTVGAILIIKSKHKRTVVFPYGRYFYESFFTLSKGVLILGLTVAALFQNIIKILDFIEGKSLEKLKTGPILIYMGLMLILCFGTAFFYRFKNKKIKNQSTILSVETKASMIDGYMTIAIGIALVLTTIVPESSEFSFLLYIGDAIIVILMCFFLMRIPFGVIKEGFIELGGGSLQDDKLLKLVDNTIQTYIPDSIKIIKFHASKTGSSHLLLIYAKPQGPEVNVELIESFRLNLFENLEKEMPNPEIEIVLRP